A single Penaeus chinensis breed Huanghai No. 1 chromosome 7, ASM1920278v2, whole genome shotgun sequence DNA region contains:
- the LOC125027573 gene encoding cell wall protein IFF6-like, which produces MRKGSSFWCTVASLAVLLLAFSDTVAGDDTMIVMDIQQELKHIDDSLDKLLLLVNPETTTDLPPSTVSSDTPASPGSSVGSSVEASTTLASVGSSAQSSSTQAPAESSSTQAPTESSSTQAPAESSSTQEPTESSSTQAPAESSSTQEPTESSSTQTPTVSSSNAPPEQKESFEENQSSSSEQPEPSSSEQPEPSSSEKPEPSSSEQPQSSSSEQPQSSSSEQPQSSSGEPTSTVPPIPVCTTNENEDLCLRLTSVLDDIEAVTRTVADGAMGQSELDELRNCSTRLDDVIVDMHNDTDFIASSVDVEALMSRKDALDQVLTKAEEAVEAVLSSGGDDYDPTLAIVLGTLGGLLAVGIIGYVGFAFYKKKQAKKARLNDNPMRSMERGSGQDNSAFAGSSSRLN; this is translated from the exons ATGAGGAAAGGCTCGAGTTTTTGGTGCACTGTGGCATCGCTGGCAGTTTTGCTGTTGGCATTCTCGGATACTGTGGCTGGAGATGACA CAATGATCGTCATGGACATTCAGCAGGAGCTCAAGCACATCGACGATTCCCTGGATAAGCTTTTGCTGCTGGTGAATCCCGAGACAACAACTGATCTTCCTCCCTCAACGGTATCTTCAGACACACCGGCGTCCCCTGGTTCATCGGTCGGATCATCTGTAGAGGCATCAACGACACTAGCATCAGTTGGATCTTCAGCACAGTCATCTTCGACACAAGCACCAGCAGAGTCATCTTCGACACAAGCACCAACAGAGTCATCTTCGACACAAGCACCAGCAGAGTCATCttcaacacaagaaccaacagaGTCATCTTCGACACAAGCACCAGCAGAGTCATCttcaacacaagaaccaacagaGTCATCTTCGACACAAACACCAACAGTGTCATCATCAAATGCACCACCTGAGCAAAAGGAGTCTTTTGAGGAGAACCAATCGTCCTCAAGCGAACAGCCCGAACCGTCCTCAAGCGAACAGCCCGAACCGTCCTCAAGCGAAAAGCCCGAACCGTCCTCAAGCGAACAGCCCCAATCGTCCTCAAGCGAACAGCCCCAATCGTCCTCAAGCGAACAGCCTCAATCGTCCTCAGGCGAACCCACGTCAACCGTCCCACCCATTCCCGTCTGCACAACGAACGAGAACGAGGACCTGTGCCTGCGCCTGACTTCGGTCCTGGACGACATCGAGGCTGTGACGAGGACTGTGGCCGATGGAGCCATGGGTCAGAGTGAGCTGGACGAGCTGAGGAACTGCTCCACGAGGCTTGACGACGTGATTGTGGACATGCACAACGACACAGACTTCATCGCCAGCAGCGTCGACGTCGAGGCGCTGATGTCGAGGAAAGATGCTCTCGACCAG GTGTTGACGAAGGCTGAAGAAGCGGTGGAGGCGGTGCTGTCATCAGGCGGAGACGATTACGACCCGACCCTCGCTATTGTCCTCGGCACTCTGGGGGGCCTCCTGGCAGTTGGCATCATCGGCTACGTTGGCTTTGCCTTCTACAAGAAGAAGCAGGCAAaaaag GCACGTTTGAATGACAATCCCATGAGAAGTATGGAAAGAGGATCAGGGCAGGACAACAGTGCATTCGCCGGCAGCAGCAGCAGATTGAACTAG
- the LOC125027382 gene encoding mucin-3A-like, with product MKLKGINVCVILLTVMNHSQSASVRGTGDDDILVDIKGKLEEICLSLSRLLNLVNSLTTSPAPLSSTILSTELPHASSTPLPPETSGDSSTESTTDFKTDTATYSSVIYSTDFPTKISTYLTTFEESTQLSSESSTFPPAESSTFPTVESSTFPTVESSTFPPAESSTFPTVESSTFPPAESSTFPTVESSTFPPAESSTFPPAESSTFPTVESSTFPPAESSTFTSVESSTFFPAESSTFPAESSTSTELSPLPSAELSISVELSSLPPKPLTQLSTKPSNLHSESIFQLSTKTTGFLTDKSPAPVLTQLSTNQLIEHSTYPSTQSTARSSTGKSSAESTHLATEKQRTESSTDLFIDSTKTLVGFAFIQLATDWSIPTQNEANENIVEKSTELSSGAQAVILTGPFSQQSGESSTHILTKSTAELSTKLQDTRDKNELANAQFCTSRYQAQNSNYVTGIKTSGRDLCKRLSSALDNILKVTRKMKIDIIKEEQRKELQEYSDDLEESVIGVEQDPLFIYAINVEVFTAYLKDVDKSVDEAKTAVEEKMSTFPTLIVVVSSIGACFASAVLVFGGVLVYRNKNCLMCRSQ from the exons ATGAAATTAAAAGGCATAAACGTGTGTGTCATCCTTTTGACCGTCATGAACCACAGTCAGTCTGCTTCAGTCAGAG GGACTGGAGACGATGACATCCTCGTCGACATCAAAGGCAAACTGGAGGAGATTTGCCTTTCACTCAGTCGTTTGCTGAACTTAGTCAACTCTCTAACTACAAGTCCAGCGCCTCTCTCGTCAACCATCTTATCTACTGAGCTTCCACATGCGTCATCCACTCCTCTTCCACCTGAAACGTCGGGTGATTCATCGACTGAGTCAACCACAGATTTCAAAACTGATACGGCCACTTACTCCTCTGTTATATATTCTACTGATTTTCCTACTAAAATATCTACGTATCTTACTACTTTCGAGGAATCCACTCAGCTATCTAGTGAATCATCCACTTTTCCTCCTGCTGAATCATCCACTTTTCCCACCGTTGAATCATCCACTTTTCCCACCGTCGAATCATCCACTTTTCCTCCTGCTGAATCATCCACTTTTCCCACCGTTGAATCATCCACTTTTCCTCCTGCTGAATCATCCACTTTTCCCACCGTTGAATCATCCACTTTTCCTCCTGCTGAATCATCCACTTTTCCTCCAGCTGAATCATCCACTTTTCCCACCGTTGAATCATCCACTTTTCCTCCTGCTGAATCATCCACTTTTACTAGCGTTGAATCATCCACTTTTTTTCCTGCTGAATCATCGACTTTTCCTGCTGAATCGTCCACTTCTACTGaattatcccctcttccttctgctgAATTATCCATTTCTGTTGAATTATCTTCTCTGCCTCCTAAACCACTTACCCAATTATCTACCAAGCCATCTAATCTACATAGTGAATCAATATTTCAACTTTCTACTAAAACAACTGGCTTCTTAACTGACAAATCACCTGCTCCAGTATTAACCCAGTTATCGACAAATCAACTTATTGAGCATTCCACTTACCCATCAACTCAGTCAACCGCTCGATCATCTACTGGAAAATCATCTGCAGAATCGACACATCTTGCTACTGAAAAACAACGCACTGAATCATCTacagatttatttattgattcgaCCAAGACGTTAGTAGGATTTGCATTTATTCAGCTCGCTACTGACTGGTCGATCCCAACGCAAAATGAAGCAAATGAAAATATTGTGGAAAAGTCTACCGAACTATCTAGTGGAGCTCAGGCGGTTATATTGACTGGTCCTTTCAGTCAGCAATCAGGCGAGTCATCTACCCACATACTTACTAAATCGACTGCTGAATTATCAACTAAACTGCAAGACACACGTGACAAGAACGAGCTAGCGAACGCACAATTTTGCACCTCTCGATACCAAGCACAGAATTCGAATTACGTCACTGGCATCAAGACTTCCGGTAGAGATTTGTGCAAACGTCTCTCCTCTGCTTTAGACAATATCCTTAAAGTcacgaggaaaatgaaaatagacatAATAAAAGAGGAACAGCGAAAGGAACTACAAGAATATTCCGATGACTTAGAAGAGAGCGTGATCGGAGTGGAACAAGACCCGCTGTTCATTTACGCGATAAATGTCGAGGTCTTCACCGCATACCTAAAGGACGTTGATAAG TCCGTAGACGAAGCTAAGACAGCAGTAGAGGAGAAAATGTCGACTTTCCCCACGTTGATCGTCGTCGTGAGCTCCATTGGCGCCTGCTTTGCGTCTGCGGTGCTCGTCTTTGGCGGCGTCTTGGTCTACAGGAATAAG AATTGCCTAATGTGCCGTTcacagtga